One genomic region from Bradyrhizobium icense encodes:
- a CDS encoding efflux RND transporter periplasmic adaptor subunit, whose protein sequence is MGLSTTEPLKHPPAASRDSLRGLKLLPPLLALALSACGDKPAQQPAAAAPPTVTVAQPVKRTVTDWDEFTGRFEAVQEVQVRARVGGFVTSVEFRDGAIVRAGDLLYVIDARPFEAVAEQADGQLSDARARAELARRELDRALTLNQTQAVSDSIVDQRRQTLQAARAAEMQAEGALKAAKLNIEFTHVMAPITGRVSRHLVTPGNLVQGSEGGATLLTSIVSLDPIYVYFDVDEATYQRNSKLWFEGKRPSSRDTPNPVQVTLTGETKPSHEGKMDFLDNRLDVSTGTLRSRAVVPNKDLSILPGQFGRVRIIGSAPYEALLLPDTAIATDQSRKIVFVVKDDDTVEAKPVTLGPLDDGLRVIREGLKPEDRVVIDGLQRARVGAKVSPQTGEIKPAGAKT, encoded by the coding sequence ATGGGATTGAGCACGACTGAGCCATTGAAACATCCGCCTGCAGCAAGCCGTGATTCACTTCGCGGTCTCAAATTGTTACCCCCATTGCTCGCGCTAGCGCTGTCCGCCTGCGGCGACAAGCCGGCGCAACAACCGGCTGCAGCGGCGCCGCCGACAGTCACGGTCGCGCAGCCGGTGAAACGCACCGTCACCGATTGGGACGAATTCACCGGCCGCTTCGAGGCCGTCCAGGAAGTCCAGGTTCGCGCCCGCGTCGGCGGGTTCGTGACCAGTGTCGAATTCCGCGACGGCGCCATCGTTCGGGCCGGCGACCTGCTCTATGTGATCGACGCCCGTCCGTTCGAGGCGGTCGCTGAGCAGGCGGATGGCCAGTTATCCGATGCGCGCGCAAGGGCGGAGCTTGCCAGGCGCGAACTCGACCGCGCGCTGACATTAAACCAGACCCAGGCCGTGTCCGATTCCATCGTCGACCAGCGTCGCCAGACTTTGCAGGCTGCCCGCGCCGCCGAGATGCAGGCCGAAGGTGCGCTCAAAGCCGCTAAGCTCAATATCGAATTCACCCATGTGATGGCGCCGATCACCGGCCGCGTCAGCCGCCATCTCGTCACGCCCGGTAATCTCGTCCAGGGCAGCGAGGGTGGCGCCACGCTACTCACCTCGATCGTTTCGCTCGATCCGATCTACGTTTATTTCGACGTTGACGAAGCGACCTATCAGCGCAACAGCAAGCTGTGGTTCGAAGGCAAGCGGCCGAGCTCGCGCGACACGCCAAACCCGGTCCAGGTGACGCTGACCGGCGAGACCAAGCCCTCGCATGAGGGCAAGATGGATTTCCTCGACAACCGCCTGGACGTCTCGACGGGCACGCTGCGCAGCCGCGCGGTTGTCCCGAACAAGGATCTCTCGATCCTGCCCGGTCAGTTCGGCCGCGTGCGGATCATCGGCAGCGCGCCCTATGAGGCGCTGCTGCTGCCGGATACGGCGATCGCGACCGACCAGTCGCGCAAGATCGTCTTCGTCGTCAAGGACGACGACACCGTCGAGGCGAAGCCGGTGACGCTCGGACCGCTCGACGACGGGCTGCGCGTGATCCGCGAGGGTCTCAAGCCGGAAGATCGCGTGGTCATCGACGGCCTGCAGCGGGCCCGTGTCGGCGCGAAAGTCAGCCCGCAGACGGGCGAGATCAAGCCGGCCGGTGCCAAGACATGA
- a CDS encoding iron-containing alcohol dehydrogenase codes for MHRGRVVFGAMDEVVFGRPASEALVAQLDRLGTRRAFLMVSGTLNRETDVIDTIRRALGPRCVGTFDAMPPHTPRSAVITASEQARAADADLIVTIGGGSITDGAKAVQLCLANDIRSADDIDRIKAGRGGSRQLTAPTVRQISVPTTIAGGEFSSTAGVTNEKTKVKEALRHPLIMPRAVILDPWLAQHTPEWLWLSTGIRAVDHCVEGICSREAHPYGDAQALQGLSMLAQALPRVKADAGDLDARMDCQIGTWLSTGPLASGVPMGASHGIGYVLGAEFGVPHGYTSCVMLPSVMRWNKSANAERQALVAAAMGHPNDDAGDVLDRFIRNLGMPRSLREVEVAPEHFDRIAQQAMATPWVPRNPRKIEGPAQVREILDMTA; via the coding sequence GTGCACAGAGGGCGTGTCGTATTCGGCGCCATGGACGAGGTCGTGTTCGGGCGGCCGGCGTCCGAGGCGCTCGTCGCGCAGTTGGATCGGCTCGGCACGAGGCGTGCCTTCCTGATGGTCAGCGGCACGCTCAACCGCGAAACCGATGTGATTGACACCATCCGCCGTGCGCTGGGACCGCGCTGCGTCGGCACGTTCGACGCGATGCCGCCGCACACGCCGCGCTCAGCCGTGATCACTGCCAGCGAACAGGCCCGCGCCGCGGATGCCGATCTCATCGTCACGATCGGCGGCGGCTCGATCACTGACGGCGCCAAGGCAGTGCAGCTCTGCCTCGCCAACGACATCCGCAGCGCGGATGACATTGACCGGATCAAGGCAGGTCGTGGCGGCTCACGGCAGCTCACCGCGCCGACGGTGCGCCAGATCAGCGTGCCGACGACGATCGCCGGCGGCGAATTCTCCTCCACGGCCGGCGTCACCAACGAGAAGACGAAGGTCAAGGAAGCGCTGCGCCATCCGTTGATCATGCCGCGCGCCGTGATTCTCGATCCCTGGCTTGCCCAGCACACGCCGGAATGGCTGTGGTTGTCGACCGGCATCCGCGCCGTCGATCATTGCGTCGAAGGCATCTGCTCGCGCGAAGCTCATCCGTATGGCGATGCGCAGGCGTTGCAGGGCCTGTCGATGCTGGCGCAGGCATTGCCGCGGGTGAAAGCCGACGCCGGCGACCTTGACGCGCGGATGGATTGCCAGATCGGGACCTGGCTTTCGACCGGGCCGCTCGCTTCCGGCGTGCCGATGGGCGCCAGCCATGGCATCGGCTACGTGCTCGGCGCCGAATTCGGTGTGCCGCACGGCTACACGTCCTGCGTGATGCTGCCGTCGGTGATGCGCTGGAACAAGTCAGCCAATGCCGAACGTCAGGCGTTGGTTGCAGCCGCCATGGGCCATCCGAACGATGACGCCGGCGACGTGCTCGACCGCTTCATTCGCAACCTCGGCATGCCGCGCAGCCTGCGCGAGGTCGAGGTTGCGCCTGAACATTTCGACCGCATCGCGCAACAAGCGATGGCAACGCCCTGGGTACCACGCAATCCGCGCAAGATCGAGGGACCGGCGCAGGTGCGCGAGATTCTGGACATGACCGCGTAA
- a CDS encoding AMP-binding protein, which translates to MYTGKHAQLRPLQPAFIMASTGEAVTYRELDARTNRLAHLFRSRGLQRLDHYSIFMENNSRYLEACGAGERSGLYYTCVNSYLTASELAYILTNSQSRILITSKAKLDVAREALKECPKVELCIVADGDGESDRIVGFEQATSGLPKTPISDECIGTAMLYSSGTTGRPKGILRPLPEQPPVQNLPIFDFLHKLWHYREGMIYLSPAPLYHSAPQAAVNLTIRAGGTVIIMESFDPEKYLELVQRWGVTHTQLVPTMFSRMLKLPEDVRKRYDLSSLDIAIHAAAPCPAAVKDDIIRWWGPIIHEYYGATEGLGFTACNSEEWLAHRGTVGRVLLGDLHILDENMQPCPVSTPGTVWFKTATPFEYFNDPGKTQEARSPDGSMSTVGDVGYVDDDGFLYLTDRATFMIISGGVNIYPQECENLLITHPKIADAAVFGVPNPDLGEEVKAVVQPMPGVSPGQELADELIAFCSRSLSRQKVPRSIDFEAELPRLPTGKLYKRLLRDRYWGNKTSRIV; encoded by the coding sequence ATGTACACCGGCAAGCATGCTCAACTTCGCCCGCTGCAGCCCGCCTTCATCATGGCTTCGACCGGCGAGGCCGTAACCTATCGGGAGCTGGACGCGCGCACCAACCGGCTGGCGCATCTGTTTCGCAGCCGCGGCCTCCAGCGCCTTGATCACTATTCGATCTTCATGGAGAACAACAGTCGCTACCTCGAAGCGTGCGGTGCCGGCGAACGAAGCGGACTCTATTATACCTGCGTCAACTCCTACCTGACCGCGAGCGAGCTCGCCTACATCCTCACCAACAGCCAGTCGCGCATTCTCATCACCTCGAAAGCGAAGCTCGACGTCGCCCGCGAGGCACTGAAGGAATGTCCCAAGGTCGAATTATGCATTGTCGCAGATGGCGACGGCGAAAGCGACCGCATCGTCGGGTTTGAGCAGGCGACGTCAGGCCTGCCGAAAACACCGATATCAGACGAATGCATCGGTACCGCGATGCTCTATTCGTCGGGCACCACCGGCCGGCCGAAAGGCATTTTGCGGCCGCTGCCGGAGCAACCGCCGGTACAAAACCTGCCGATCTTCGATTTCCTGCACAAGCTCTGGCACTACCGCGAAGGCATGATCTACCTGTCACCCGCGCCGCTCTACCATTCGGCGCCGCAGGCGGCGGTCAATCTGACGATCCGCGCCGGCGGCACCGTCATCATCATGGAAAGTTTCGATCCGGAAAAATATCTGGAGCTGGTTCAAAGATGGGGTGTCACCCACACCCAGCTTGTGCCGACGATGTTCTCGCGCATGCTGAAGCTGCCGGAGGATGTCCGCAAACGCTACGACCTCTCATCGCTCGATATCGCCATCCACGCTGCCGCGCCCTGCCCCGCTGCCGTGAAGGACGACATCATCAGATGGTGGGGACCGATCATTCATGAATATTACGGCGCCACCGAAGGGCTCGGCTTCACCGCCTGCAACAGCGAGGAATGGCTCGCCCACCGCGGCACCGTCGGCCGCGTGCTGCTCGGCGATCTGCATATTCTCGACGAGAATATGCAACCCTGCCCGGTCAGTACGCCCGGCACGGTGTGGTTCAAGACCGCAACCCCGTTTGAATATTTCAACGACCCCGGCAAGACCCAGGAGGCGCGTTCGCCAGACGGCAGCATGAGCACGGTCGGCGACGTCGGCTATGTCGACGACGACGGGTTTCTTTACCTGACGGATCGCGCCACGTTCATGATCATCTCCGGCGGCGTCAACATTTACCCGCAGGAATGCGAGAACCTCCTGATCACCCACCCCAAGATCGCGGATGCGGCGGTGTTCGGGGTGCCGAATCCCGATCTCGGCGAGGAAGTAAAGGCCGTGGTGCAGCCGATGCCGGGCGTCTCGCCGGGACAGGAATTGGCCGACGAACTGATCGCCTTCTGCAGCCGGTCGCTGTCGCGCCAGAAAGTACCCCGCTCGATCGATTTCGAGGCCGAACTGCCGCGGCTGCCGACCGGCAAGCTCTACAAACGCCTGTTGCGCGATCGCTATTGGGGCAACAAGACCTCGCGGATCGTGTGA
- a CDS encoding ABC transporter substrate-binding protein, whose translation MGSMRALAVAALLLLPAYDVASAAEPKQGGILRVYHRDSPGSASIHEGATFSINIPFMPVFNNLVIFKQDVAQNSVDSIVPDLAESWAWSDDGKKLTFKLKQGIKWHDGKPFTSADVKCTFDMLMGKSQQKFRQNPRKSWYNQVEDVTTNGDFEASFSLKRPQPALLSLLASGYTPVYPCHVSPADMRTKPVGTGPFKFVEFKANESIKLTKNPDYFKKGLPHLDGIEFTIITNRSTAILGFVSGKFDMTFPTEVSIPLLKEVKSQAPNAVCVVEPVNVSTNIIVNSSAPPFDNIDIRRALALALDRKAFVSILFEGQADIGGTMLPAPGGLWAMPKEMLESIPGYGPDVNANREEARKLMQKAGYGPDKHLSVKVSTRNIPIYRDPAVILIDQMKSIYVDAELDVVDTAQWFPKVARKDYSLGLNLTGNAVDDPDQSFYENYSCGSERNYTNYCNREIEKLFDQQSMEKDAAKRKKLVWEIDKKLQEDVARPIILHSRAGSCWQPYVKGITIMVNSSYNGYRYEDVWMDK comes from the coding sequence ATGGGGAGCATGCGGGCACTTGCCGTCGCGGCATTGTTGTTGCTGCCGGCTTACGACGTTGCGTCGGCGGCCGAGCCGAAACAGGGCGGGATCCTCAGGGTCTATCATCGCGACAGCCCCGGCAGCGCCTCGATTCATGAAGGCGCGACCTTCTCGATCAACATTCCCTTCATGCCGGTCTTCAACAACCTGGTCATATTCAAGCAGGACGTCGCGCAGAACAGCGTCGATTCCATCGTCCCGGATCTGGCGGAGAGCTGGGCCTGGAGCGACGACGGCAAGAAACTCACTTTCAAACTGAAGCAAGGCATCAAGTGGCATGACGGCAAGCCGTTCACCTCTGCCGACGTCAAATGCACCTTCGACATGCTGATGGGCAAGTCGCAGCAAAAATTCCGTCAGAACCCGCGAAAGTCCTGGTACAATCAGGTCGAGGACGTGACGACAAACGGCGATTTCGAGGCATCGTTCAGCCTGAAGCGGCCGCAGCCGGCGTTGTTGTCGTTGCTCGCATCCGGCTACACCCCGGTTTACCCCTGCCACGTCTCCCCGGCCGACATGCGTACCAAGCCGGTCGGCACCGGGCCGTTCAAATTCGTCGAGTTCAAGGCCAACGAATCGATCAAGCTCACCAAGAATCCCGATTACTTCAAGAAGGGTCTGCCGCACCTCGACGGCATCGAGTTCACCATTATCACCAACCGTTCGACGGCCATTCTCGGATTTGTCTCCGGGAAATTCGACATGACGTTCCCGACCGAAGTGTCGATCCCGCTCTTGAAGGAGGTCAAGTCGCAGGCGCCGAACGCAGTGTGCGTGGTCGAGCCGGTCAATGTCTCGACCAACATCATCGTCAACTCGTCCGCCCCGCCGTTCGACAATATCGACATTCGCCGCGCGCTGGCGCTGGCGCTCGACCGCAAGGCCTTCGTCTCGATCCTGTTCGAAGGACAGGCCGACATCGGCGGCACCATGCTCCCCGCGCCGGGCGGCTTGTGGGCGATGCCGAAGGAAATGCTGGAATCGATTCCGGGTTACGGCCCCGACGTCAACGCCAACCGGGAAGAGGCGCGCAAGCTGATGCAGAAGGCGGGCTACGGCCCGGACAAGCATCTCAGCGTGAAGGTCTCGACGCGCAACATCCCGATCTACCGCGATCCCGCCGTTATCCTGATCGATCAGATGAAGAGCATCTATGTCGACGCCGAGCTCGACGTCGTCGATACCGCGCAGTGGTTTCCGAAGGTCGCCCGCAAGGATTACTCGCTCGGCCTGAACCTCACCGGCAATGCCGTCGACGATCCCGACCAGTCGTTCTACGAGAACTATTCCTGCGGCTCGGAGCGCAACTACACCAACTACTGCAACAGGGAAATCGAGAAGCTGTTCGACCAGCAGTCGATGGAGAAGGATGCCGCCAAGCGCAAGAAGCTGGTCTGGGAGATCGACAAGAAGCTTCAGGAGGACGTGGCGCGGCCTATCATCCTGCATAGCCGAGCGGGCTCCTGCTGGCAGCCTTATGTCAAGGGCATTACCATCATGGTGAACAGCTCCTACAACGGCTACCGCTACGAAGACGTCTGGATGGACAAGTAA
- a CDS encoding ABC transporter permease, whose amino-acid sequence MFAYIVRRLALMLVTLIGISIIIFVLLRVVPGNIVDILFDAAGFVDPTDKANIEKELGLDLPIYQQYLNWIGGLLHGDLGYSYVSEKPALQEILPRIPITARLAALALLFSASIGIPLGVISAVHQGSRLDYTLRVVSLSGLSLPSFWLGLLILMASVSLFGSMPIYNPNPATWTEAFAIYAVPAMAVGFRSAALTMRITRSSMLEILRQDYIRTARAKGASEASVNYRHALKNAVLPVITVIGIEAAFLIGGLIVTETVFNIPGVARFLVEALRWRDYPIVQNLVMLIAVVVVVANFTVDMLYAAIDPRIRYGD is encoded by the coding sequence GTGTTTGCTTATATCGTGCGACGCCTCGCCTTGATGCTCGTGACCCTGATCGGGATCTCGATCATCATCTTCGTGTTGCTGCGCGTCGTTCCCGGCAACATCGTCGACATCCTGTTCGACGCCGCCGGCTTCGTCGATCCCACCGACAAGGCCAACATCGAAAAGGAGCTGGGCCTCGACCTGCCGATCTACCAGCAATATCTGAACTGGATCGGCGGGCTGCTGCACGGCGATCTCGGTTATTCATACGTCTCGGAAAAGCCGGCGCTGCAGGAGATCCTGCCGCGCATTCCGATCACCGCGCGGCTGGCGGCGCTGGCGCTGTTGTTCTCCGCCTCGATCGGCATTCCCTTAGGGGTTATCAGCGCGGTGCATCAGGGCTCGCGGCTCGATTACACGCTCCGCGTCGTCAGCCTCAGCGGGCTGTCGCTGCCCTCGTTCTGGCTCGGTCTGTTGATCCTGATGGCGTCCGTTTCGCTGTTCGGCAGCATGCCGATCTACAATCCGAACCCGGCAACATGGACCGAGGCGTTCGCGATCTATGCCGTGCCGGCGATGGCGGTCGGCTTTCGCAGCGCCGCGCTGACGATGCGCATCACGCGCTCCTCGATGCTGGAGATCCTGCGGCAGGATTATATCCGCACCGCGCGCGCCAAGGGCGCCTCCGAGGCCTCGGTCAATTATCGCCACGCGCTGAAGAACGCCGTCCTGCCTGTGATTACCGTGATCGGCATCGAGGCGGCGTTCCTGATCGGCGGGCTGATCGTCACCGAAACCGTGTTCAACATTCCCGGCGTCGCCCGCTTTCTGGTCGAGGCGCTGCGCTGGCGCGATTACCCGATCGTGCAGAACCTCGTGATGCTGATCGCGGTGGTGGTGGTGGTCGCAAACTTCACAGTCGACATGCTTTACGCCGCGATCGATCCGCGCATCCGGTATGGGGATTAG
- a CDS encoding ABC transporter permease — MATINFESELRRAGAHSTHGWRRLLFLAQRYLLGTIGLVIMVMFVWMAISADLIDRYDPLSVDSAQRLAAPSAQHWMGTDSFGRDVWSRIIHGARISLAVGIGATALGSSIGVIVGLASGYLSGWVDLLFQRITDILQALPLLVLALVMTAALGPSLPNVIIAIAIPLIPTVARVIRANTLALREQPFVEAAKSIGMSEMRIALRHVLPNTLAPLIVLATAQLGSTILTEASLSFLGLGIPEPYPSWGRMLSESAAEYVRVAPWLVIFPGVAISLAVFGTNLFGDALRDILDPRQRG; from the coding sequence TTGGCCACGATTAACTTCGAAAGCGAGTTGAGACGGGCCGGCGCCCATTCGACGCATGGCTGGCGCCGGCTGCTATTCCTTGCGCAACGCTACCTGCTCGGAACTATCGGCCTCGTCATCATGGTGATGTTCGTCTGGATGGCGATCTCGGCCGACCTGATCGACCGCTACGACCCGCTCAGCGTCGATTCCGCGCAGCGGCTGGCTGCGCCCAGCGCGCAGCACTGGATGGGCACCGATTCATTCGGTCGCGACGTCTGGAGCCGGATCATTCACGGCGCCCGGATATCGCTGGCCGTCGGCATCGGCGCCACCGCCCTGGGATCGTCGATCGGCGTCATCGTCGGCCTCGCCTCGGGCTATCTGTCGGGCTGGGTCGATCTCCTGTTCCAGCGCATTACCGATATCCTGCAGGCGCTACCGTTGCTGGTGCTGGCGCTGGTGATGACGGCGGCGCTCGGCCCCTCGCTGCCGAACGTGATCATCGCGATTGCGATTCCGCTCATCCCGACGGTCGCCCGCGTGATCCGCGCCAATACGCTGGCGCTGCGCGAGCAACCGTTCGTCGAGGCTGCCAAATCGATCGGCATGAGCGAGATGCGCATTGCGCTGCGCCACGTGCTGCCCAACACGCTGGCGCCGCTGATCGTGCTGGCAACCGCACAGCTCGGTTCGACCATCCTGACCGAGGCCTCGCTGTCGTTCCTCGGTCTCGGCATTCCCGAACCTTATCCGTCATGGGGCCGCATGCTCTCGGAATCGGCGGCGGAATATGTCCGCGTTGCCCCGTGGCTCGTGATCTTCCCGGGCGTTGCCATCAGCCTGGCGGTGTTCGGCACCAATCTGTTCGGCGATGCGCTTCGCGACATCCTCGATCCGAGGCAGCGCGGCTGA
- a CDS encoding ABC transporter ATP-binding protein, whose protein sequence is MREGKDETILEVKNLQTVFFTNSGLFRAVDDVSFTVRRGETLAIVGESGCGKSVTALSVMRLVPDPPGRVVGGSVTLEGTDLLGLDDAKMRDIRGNRISMIFQEPMTSLNPVMRIGDQITEVLRLHQEMTSKEAWAKAVEMLRLVRIPEPQRRAQEYPHQLSGGMRQRAMIAMALACRPALLIADEPTTALDVTIQAQILALIVDLQKTLGTGLILITHDLGVVAQTAQRVIVMYAGKKVEEATVEDLFENPKHPYTRGLMASMPAVISFGAKTDARLNEIPGMVPSLTNLPPGCAFAPRCRLAIDRCRAEYPPLQEVDANHLAACWRATELVGAP, encoded by the coding sequence ATGAGGGAGGGCAAGGACGAGACTATTCTCGAGGTAAAGAACCTGCAGACGGTGTTCTTCACCAATTCGGGACTGTTCCGCGCGGTCGACGATGTGTCGTTCACCGTGCGCCGCGGCGAGACGCTGGCCATCGTCGGCGAGTCCGGCTGCGGCAAGAGCGTGACCGCATTGTCGGTGATGCGGCTGGTGCCAGATCCGCCGGGCCGGGTGGTCGGCGGTTCGGTGACGCTGGAGGGAACCGATCTGCTCGGTCTCGACGATGCCAAGATGCGTGACATCCGCGGCAACCGGATTTCGATGATCTTTCAGGAGCCGATGACCTCGCTCAATCCGGTGATGCGGATCGGCGACCAGATTACCGAAGTGCTTCGCCTGCATCAGGAAATGACGTCAAAGGAAGCCTGGGCGAAAGCGGTCGAGATGCTGCGCCTCGTGCGCATCCCCGAACCGCAGCGGCGGGCGCAGGAATATCCGCACCAGCTCTCCGGCGGGATGCGGCAACGCGCGATGATCGCGATGGCGCTCGCCTGCCGGCCGGCGCTCTTGATCGCGGACGAGCCGACCACCGCGCTCGACGTAACGATTCAGGCGCAAATTCTGGCGCTGATCGTCGATCTGCAGAAGACGCTCGGCACCGGCCTGATCCTGATCACGCATGATCTCGGCGTGGTTGCCCAAACCGCACAGCGCGTCATCGTGATGTATGCTGGCAAGAAGGTCGAGGAAGCGACTGTGGAGGACCTGTTCGAGAATCCGAAGCATCCCTACACCCGCGGGCTGATGGCCTCGATGCCGGCGGTAATCTCGTTTGGCGCCAAGACCGATGCACGGCTGAACGAGATTCCGGGCATGGTGCCGTCGCTGACCAACCTGCCGCCCGGCTGCGCCTTTGCGCCGCGCTGCCGCCTCGCCATCGACCGCTGCCGCGCCGAATATCCGCCGCTGCAGGAAGTCGATGCCAATCATCTCGCAGCGTGCTGGCGCGCGACGGAATTGGTGGGCGCGCCATGA
- a CDS encoding ABC transporter ATP-binding protein produces MTDQRPLLEVTDLVKHYAVRGGVLRRRVGTVHAVDGVSFSVGRGETLGLVGESGCGKSTVARSVLRLVEPSSGAIRLNGTDITGLSKAEMRPYRRSMQIVFQDPFASLNPRMTAGDIVGEPLGVHGLATGRAQQERVAELFAQVGLRPDQMKNYPHQFSGGQRQRICIARALSLGPSLIVCDEPVSALDVSIQAQVINLLIDLQRKNDFSYLFIAHDLAVVAHISHRVAVMYLGRIVEIADKTELFANPRHPYTQALLASVPIADPKAKRLAPMVDGDVPSPINPPSGCAFHTRCRYVMDRCKVERPALEEAGERHEVACWLNDGTGRAE; encoded by the coding sequence ATGACCGATCAACGCCCGCTGCTGGAAGTCACCGACCTCGTCAAGCATTACGCTGTGCGCGGCGGCGTCTTGCGACGTCGGGTCGGCACCGTGCACGCCGTCGATGGCGTCAGCTTCTCGGTCGGCAGAGGCGAAACGCTTGGCCTCGTCGGCGAATCGGGTTGCGGCAAATCGACGGTCGCGCGCAGCGTGCTCCGGCTGGTCGAGCCGTCCAGCGGCGCCATCAGGTTGAACGGCACCGATATTACCGGCCTCAGCAAGGCCGAGATGCGGCCGTATCGCCGCTCGATGCAGATCGTATTTCAGGATCCGTTCGCCTCGCTCAATCCGCGCATGACCGCAGGCGATATCGTCGGCGAGCCGCTTGGCGTGCATGGGCTTGCGACCGGGCGCGCGCAGCAGGAACGCGTCGCGGAGTTGTTCGCGCAGGTAGGCCTGCGGCCCGACCAGATGAAGAATTATCCGCATCAGTTCTCCGGCGGCCAGCGGCAGCGCATCTGCATCGCACGCGCGCTGTCGCTCGGGCCGAGCCTGATCGTGTGCGACGAGCCGGTATCGGCGCTCGACGTCTCGATCCAGGCGCAGGTGATCAACCTGTTGATCGACCTGCAGCGCAAGAACGATTTCTCCTACCTGTTCATCGCCCACGACCTTGCCGTCGTCGCCCATATCAGCCACCGCGTCGCCGTGATGTATCTCGGGCGCATTGTCGAGATCGCCGACAAGACCGAACTGTTCGCCAACCCGCGCCATCCCTACACGCAAGCCTTGCTGGCGTCGGTCCCAATCGCCGATCCCAAGGCCAAACGCCTCGCGCCGATGGTCGACGGCGACGTCCCGAGCCCGATCAATCCGCCCTCGGGCTGCGCCTTCCACACCCGCTGCCGCTACGTGATGGACCGCTGCAAGGTGGAGCGGCCGGCGCTGGAGGAAGCAGGCGAGCGGCACG